A genomic window from Silene latifolia isolate original U9 population chromosome 11, ASM4854445v1, whole genome shotgun sequence includes:
- the LOC141612659 gene encoding serine/threonine-protein phosphatase 5-like: MPIPIELNVVDPNYSGPRFKGESITLEFIKSMIDDFKNEICLHEKFAYQILVRTRDLLFQLPTLVDISVPDGKHITVCGDLHGQFYDLINIFEINGYPSEDNPYLFNGDFVDRGSFSIEVILTLFAFKCLYPNSMFLARGNHESKSMNEYYGFKSEIKTKLNYTFVDLFAQVFCCLPLAHVINNKVFVTHGGLFSEDGVKLSDIRAIDRFREPPQEGLMCELLWSDPGSDLGRGPSPRGVGLKFGPDVTKKFLEDNELILLVRSHEVKQEGYEFEHNGTVVTVFSAPNYCDQFGNEGAFLRFEAPKLRFNVTKFSAVPHPETMPMLYDNFTCTELFDFDF, encoded by the coding sequence ATGCCTATTCCAATCGAACTCAATGTGGTCGACCCAAATTATTCCGGGCCAAGATTCAAAGGCGAATCAATTACCTTAGAATTTATAAAGAGCATGATAGACGACTTTAAGAACGAAATTTGTCTACACGAAAAGTTTGCATATCAAATCCTCGTACGAACCCGTGATTTATTATTTCAATTGCCTACGCTTGTCGATATAAGTGTACCCGACGGAAAACATATTACCGTGTGTGGTGACCTTCACGGACAATTTTAcgatttaattaacatattcgaGATTAATGGATATCCGTCCGAAGATAACCCGTATCTATTTAATGGCGATTTTGTTGATCGAGGGTCGTTTTCAATTGAAGTTATACTTACGCTTTTCGCGTTCAAGTGTTTATACCCGAATTCAATGTTTTTAGCTAGGGGAAATCACGAAAGCAAGAGCATGAACGAGTATTACGGGTTCAAATCCGAGATCAAGACGAAATTgaattatacttttgttgatttATTTGCTCAAGTTTTTTGTTGCTTACCTTTAGCTCATGTGATTAATAATAAGGTATTTGTGACACATGGCGGTCTATTTAGTGAAGACGGCGTAAAATTATCCGATATCCGTGCAATTGACCGATTTAGAGAACCTCCCCAAGAAGGACTAATGTGTGAGTTATTATGGAGTGATCCGGGCTCGGACCTGGGTAGAGGTCCGAGCCCACGGGGTGTGGGCCTAAAATTCGGCCCGGACGTGACGAAAAAGTTTTTGGAAGATAATGAGTTGATTTTATTAGTAAGGTCACATGAGGTGAAACAAGAAGGGTATGAATTTGAGCATAATGGTACGGTTGTTACGGTTTTTTCGGCTCCGAATTATTGTGATCAATTTGGTAATGAGGGAGCTTTTCTTCGGTTCGAAGCCCCGAAATTGAGATTTAATGTTACCAAGTTCTCGGCCGTGCCACATCCTGAGACTATGCCAATGCTTTATGATAATTTCACGTGTACCGAACTTTTTGATTTCGATTTCTAA
- the LOC141612797 gene encoding PLAT domain-containing protein 3-like yields the protein MIMIDLRAMMNVVEGLEADTCQHYILVKTGNVKSAGTDARVTVKLYDAQGQMIESTNLQEKGTDKGKLRLHYRPIEGRLGVQEVYYSDPYNYFERNQLDSFTIESNCHTSKLCKLELSHDNTGTKPGWYVDYLRVQTNYPNDIPRLAFEDTKFEINQWLAKDEKPNSLSVQKNLCGSSN from the exons ATGATCATGATCGATTTACGGGCAATGATG AATGTGGTTGAGGGCCTTGAGGCTGACACTTGCCAACATTATATTTTGGTGAAGACTGGCAATGTTAAAAGTGCGGGTACAGATGCACGTGTAACAGTCAAGTTATATGACGCGCAAGGTCAAATGATTGAATCCACTAATTTACAAGAAAAAGGAACTGACAAGGGCAAGCTGAGACTCCATTATCGACCAATTGAGGGACGTCTAGGTGTTCAAGAAGTTTATTATAGTGATCCCTACAACTATTTTGAGAGAAATCAATTGGACTCTTTCACTATCGAATCTAATTGCCATACTTCTAAACTTTGTAAATTAGAGTTAAGCCATGATAATACAGGCACAAAACCCGGTTGGTATGTTGACTATTTAAGAGTTCAAACTAACTATCCTAACGATATACCAAGATTGGCTTTTGAAGATACTAAGTTTGAAATTAACCAATGGCTTGCTAAGGACGAGAAGCCAAACTCGCTTAGCGTTCAAAAGAATTTATGCGGATCTTCTAATTAA